AATTCGGAGAGCGGCAGCGGCTGCGAGCCAAGCTCCGCGAGAACGTGCATGGCGGCGAGCATTCCGTTGTCGGCACCCCAGAAATCACGAAAGTAATAGTGGGCGGAGTGCTCTCCACCGAAGATCGCACCGGTCTCACGCATCTGCGCCTTGATGAGCGAATGCCCGACGCGCGTGCGCACCGGCTCCGCACCGTGCTCGTCGATGATCTCGGGAACGAAGCGCGACGTAATGAGGTTGTGCAGCACCTGAATCGTGTCTGTCGACCCGTTCGAACGCTCGCGGGCAATCTCACGCACGGCAACGATCGCCGTCACGGCCGATGGACTGACCGGGTCACCCTGATCATCAACGACGAAGCAGCGATCGGCGTCACCGTCAAAAGCGAGCCCCGCATCGGCGCCGCTGTCAACGACGGCGCGCTTCAGGTCGACGAGGTTCGCCGGGTCGAGCGGATTTGCCTCGTGGTTGGGGAACGTCCCATCGAGCTCAAAATACATGGGGATGACCTCGACGGGAAGCGCGTCAAGCCCCGCGGCCCTCCCGAGAACCGCGGGCACCGTCATGCCGCCCATTCCGTTGCCCGCGTCGACAACGATCCGCAGCGGTCGAATCTGCTCGAGGGGAACAAATGTTCGCAACGCACGCGCGTAATCTGCAAGCACATCGGCGGAACGCTCCGATCCGGGAGCCTCGGTCGAGGGAATGCCTGACTCCAGGTAAGCAATTGCACGATCTCTGATGGCGCCGAGCCCCGTGTCGAACGACAGTGACTGCGCCCCGGGGCGGGACATCTTGATTCCGTTGTATGTCGCCGGGTTATGGCTCGCCGTGAACATGGCGGCGGCAGCATCCATTGACCCCGACGCGAAATAGCTCTCGTCAGTGGAACACAGACCGATGGAGACCACGTTGGCTCCCCTGGCCCGAGCGCCCGAGGCGA
The Paramicrobacterium chengjingii DNA segment above includes these coding regions:
- a CDS encoding phosphomannomutase/phosphoglucomutase translates to MGTKHGRSAAERLTAAVKTYDVRGLVDVDLTDEIIEAVGAAFVDEIDAAGADVVVGHDMRDSSPRFAAAFASGARARGANVVSIGLCSTDESYFASGSMDAAAAMFTASHNPATYNGIKMSRPGAQSLSFDTGLGAIRDRAIAYLESGIPSTEAPGSERSADVLADYARALRTFVPLEQIRPLRIVVDAGNGMGGMTVPAVLGRAAGLDALPVEVIPMYFELDGTFPNHEANPLDPANLVDLKRAVVDSGADAGLAFDGDADRCFVVDDQGDPVSPSAVTAIVAVREIARERSNGSTDTIQVLHNLITSRFVPEIIDEHGAEPVRTRVGHSLIKAQMRETGAIFGGEHSAHYYFRDFWGADNGMLAAMHVLAELGSQPLPLSEFAAEFSPYEQSGEINSTVDNVPETYARIVDAFQGRAEFDEMDGLTATGITPKNEPFWWFNVRPSNTEPLVRLNVEGEDVATMESVRDEVLSLIRS